In Ptychodera flava strain L36383 chromosome 6, AS_Pfla_20210202, whole genome shotgun sequence, the sequence GTCAGTGTTACACATAGAACAGTCTGTTTTACGCATCAATTATGTATCATTTTAATTGCTAAACTAAGGTCTATTGTGCCAACTTGGATAACTGAACTCTCGTAAGAACAACTTCTTATCTCGACCTGAGACGATTACAGATCCACTGTGTTACCATTAACTTTAAAGTAAACTCAGTCTCGTACCTGTTTAAGTTTAGCCAACGACTCAATAAAAACCATACACGTTTGGTTTTCTTGAAGCATTCTGTGATTATTTAAATTGGTATGTATTCCAATTGTCCAATTACATATTATTGTTCAAGCCTGTTCACCTTCTACAGAAATTCACTATGTGCTTTATTGCAGCTCATGGCTGTGAAAAATCCGACGGTGATGGACACACCGACAGTGGCCAGGGTAATGAAACACAGCTGATCAGTTATGATAGCTATTTTCTGCCAACTGTTGCACGTGTACTCTTCATCATCGTAATCTTCTTTGCTCTTCAAGTGTCTCTCGACGCGTTCGATGCCGAGCAGAGTCTGCCTCATGCTGCTCTGCAGGTCGAACGGTGCCTGCATGGAATTGTCGCTAACCCCGAACTTGCGCTGCATTGTCGGTGTGCTGTTTAAGGAAGACGGCAGGGACGGGTAACTCAGAAGTATGCTGTGCTTGGCCAGGTTAGAGCCACATGACGACTCCCCTCTGCTCGAGCATTTTCTGGACCCCTTAACCGGAACATACCACACGAAGCGATGCAACCCAAAGCGACCGAAAAACAGACGATGGACCAATTTGGGCACCGGACTTTTGCGATGATATATGTTCAATACCAAGACAGTCAACAAACAAGAAGTCAGCACAAGACATATTGCACTGAAATAGAAAGTACCTgtaataaaagtaaaaaaacgCAAGTATAAGAAAATTTGACGAATATTGAATGATTGTTTTATTCGCTGCATGTAGTTCGCATATATTGTACTTTCTCAAAAGGCGCAATTCCTTATTCCTCGTTTTGTCAAAGATACTTCTTCAGTCGTGGTAGGAGTGTTTTCATACTGTTGCATCATCATAGCTTacgccaaataaaaaatatgtgtgtTTCCAGTAAACCGACCTATCTTATATAATTCCCTCCGACTCTAAAGATTTGCACTTTCAACAATCGATCAGGTATGATTTTACCGAATTTTGCGAGCTTTTTTTCTGTGGGTAACAACCAGAGATAACCTGCCTACAATGTTTCCTGACGGACGGCATATCAACGGAAACACACGATATTTTTATGCATTAAGAATTCTCCTAGCAACCATAATTTTGGTTGCTCTATATCACATTCCCATATCTCAAATGTTGTTACAGAGCCGAAATGTGAAAACCCGATCAATGACGAAGATGAAACAGTAGAATGGTATATATTCGCACCGATGGTATGTGACGCATGTGGGATACATTCAATGAgagaaacatttacaaatgtgCGCAAGCCCTCTGGTCTCGGATAACATTCACGTAAATTACTTTGGTAACATGCATAGTATCTTTACATTGTGACCATCACATCTCAGTCTTAAGGTAGAAggcgcctcgggacagatattcagacactaaaatttctacaattctttccatatctaccacttgaggggtctcattttaaagatattggagagagaaaaactttcaacgtcttagtttttcgaaaatccgaatttgaatttttccccatagagttaatacagggagggcggccatttttaattttaaatattgcaaaGTATTGGGCaatgtttcgctagttccaaacttttcatggtgaccccctcccgatttttattaatgatttggtaagggaatggatgaaagtttcatttaggaaggtctgagcaaacgtttaagtctttcacgttcgaggcgcatacttcctTTAATGGAACAGTTGATATCAAACTACAACTCACTAATCAATGGAAATCTTCCATCGGCAGTTGAAGAAACTCTACTTGATACCCCTGTGTAGAACATTATTAACGTCAGCAAGTTGGTGATTCCAAGCGACATCTTTTCTCCAGACTCCACAGGTATTAAGAAGACGAACAAGCTCAAGCAGGAGATTAGTATGAACGGTACGACAATGAACAACAAGCCGAAACAGGGGCGGCGTTTCAATGCGAGAGTCATCATAGCACCGCTCATCTCGAACGGGTTGTGGGATATCATGCTCTCGAAAGCGTCGATCTCTGCGCTCAGCAACTCCCATTCTCCGTGCTCTTGGTAGTGGTCGAGGTGTACAGACGTGTTGACGAATTCCAGCTGTTTTCTCTCGTAAGACCACGACGAGAAGTGTAGGTTACACACCTGGGTGTCGAACGGGACGTACCTGATATTGAACTTACAGCTGTTCTGGAGGAATACTGGAACTGTCCACAACACGTGGCCGGTATGTGCCACGACGACGTTGGTGTCGGACTTAATAAGTCCATCACTGTTCTGTGCACTGCAATGAGAAAATGCGCGGCCATGTATTATCCAACTAGGATGATGATAATCGCCGAACATTTGTCGTTTTCCaagatgtaattttgaaatttatgctGAAGGATAGTCATCCTTACGACAAGAACATTTCTTCCCGTAATATTTGATTGGACCGAACTTCATTTTAGCGGGATAAAAACATAGCAAAATGAATAAGGAATAAATAAAAGATACGAAATCTTGCTTATCATCTTTTTTCGATCAGATGATATGGTGATTTTGTGGAAAATTGTGACAGTACGTTTGCTGTCATTATTTCATTAATTAACTTAATTACTTTACAATACCTATTAATTTAGTATTTTGAGAAGGTTAAATAAGCAAAAAGTCATCATTTATGAGCGAGGCTGGCTGGGTAGGTTTTGTtacaacaacgaaaacacagtCTTGCCAAATATTAGCTCTGTCAGACTGACTATTGATTTACTTTGATGTCAAAATGCCTGActgaacttttaaataattATTAATAAATACGTGAACGTTTGGGTATATAGTATAATGATCTTTTTATCGACTTCACTTCGTCCATTTGGGCCTTCAATATGTAAAGAGTTTGACATCATACCTATTGAGAACGGCCGTATCGGGTAGCCAAACTTTGTCAGCTGGAAATCGTATTTCTGTAATACCGTCGTAATCTTCAGGGTTCCAACTGAGAAATTTATCTTGCCAACGCTGAAAAGTAAGAACATCATTTATGAAGAAGGCTGCTTCTTGAAACGTTTAAACATTTTCAAGCCTACAAAGCTTGCTACATGTAGGggcattaatatttttttaaaaatcaagtttactgtacatccaaaaaaatcaactttgctGTACATCCATTGTGCCGAAATGACTATCTGAGTATAGCCAATAATAGTATGGAAAATGTATCCCCATCGTTACAGAAATTAGAGAATGCTTTATTCTCCCCATTTCAATTTTGTGAGATACTCGAGAACATTAGTATTTGAAATAATTATTGTTCAGGGACTTTCCAAGTTTAATTTCGAACGATTTGTTTCGATTTGTTTCACCGATCTATCGTCACAGTGTTTGGGGAAGTTGAGATCAAAATTTCGTATTTCTAATTTTTGTACATCtaacttttgctcatattttagaGAAAAGTGGAGGGATTGGAAGTCTACGGTAAATAATTTCGTTTGCATTGTTTTCTTATCTACCGTACCATATCTCTGTGAAAAACTGTGAGAAGGGTGGGAACTGAAGTATTTACCTGATTTATATACGCCGTCAGGGTGATCATTTGCTGTTTCTCGTCCTGGAAGATAAGATAAGAAAACAAGACATCCATCAAAGCCTTGCCAGACTCCAAGTGGTCATTGCTGATCTATAGACGGAAAGACCCTCGATGGTCTCTTGTTAATCTCAGACACATATATTGTGCTTGGTAAGTTTGACATTTTACGTCTACCTTTCACAAAAGCGAACATGCACTGCACTTTTCCATCATCCCTCTATGTCTGATACAAATAGTATCATAACGCAATTGTAGGAAAGTTAATTGCACACGCAAACAAATAGACAAAACCCACCATGTCGTCAATTCGGTGTAAACACACGACGAATCCCAGAGCCAATGCATCTGTAGCATTCTTCACCGGCAAAACGTCCGTGTCGTAGTCTTGTAACAAGTCACGCGACAAACGGCTGAACGGGCTCACATCAGAAGCGCGTATTCCTGCAGATGCCAAATTGAGTACACAGCAGTTCATTAGATACGAGATCGCCACATCAATTTGTACTGAATTTATAATGTCACTGTCCATTCTGGGCTCTATTTGTACTAAATGTCAGGTCAACACAGATGATTGCTGTTCGGCCCTACGTCTCGTGCACTTAAGTAACGAGTTACCTGCATATTGATAAGTTGACTTTCGGTTTCCCTTATGCAAGTTTGTGTACTTGAGAGAGAGGGACAAGATATCGATGTGGTGCAGCTCTTGCTATTATTCTATTCTTTGTTTTCTGATCCACATGTCAGTACAATGTACGACAGACATAATGATAGGACAAACGCTAATTAAAATTCTgaacatggatgtacaaaacGAACGATCCTAAAGTATACAACAAAAAAGCATAATAGCAATGATGATGCTGCTTTCTCTACCGACCAATACAtgcatatgagagagagagagagagagagagagagagagagagagagagagagagagagagagagagagagagagagagagaagggaaCTTCCCCTGACATGCGGTAGCAgagaaataaagtgaaattagTTTGTGAGAATACTAGCCATACCTCTATATGGAAAAGGGAGTTGCAATACTTTCTCCGTGCATACGGTCGTTCTACTCGTAAAAGTTCGTAAATATGTACAGAGCTCAAACAATGTAATACGATACACTTGTGATATATCAATGTAACAGATGGGATTACAGAGGTTACGATTCGCCATGCCCCAACTAAACACGGTACCGTTCAGAAAATAAGCTTACACAAACATCAGTACTTTCACTTGCGCTCCGGCGAGTTTGTTATTCTAGTGTGCcataaaataatatcaaatcgATGGGAAACTTACCACAATGGATGATTGTGATGAGAAATGCTACATTCAACGAACAACTCAGTTGCGACACCATGATTCACAGCTTGACTGCCGTCTCTCTATCCGGTATTTGCCGTGTGCGTTGCCACCGAATTCACCTTTTTGTATGTTTGCAAATATGTTAATGAGCGGATAATACCGAGAAGTGAGTCATGCATGGTGCATTATAAACAGAAATACGAGACCATGATAAGCCATGTGTCGACACACATATGTCACATATCGCATACcctgtcattttgaaaatttgcattgATGATGTACAGCAAAATTATACGACAATAGAAGAGCAAAATTGATGTACGTATTCCAGACGAACCCGCCACAAAAATAATTTAGTTGAAAATGTTTAGAGGTAACTAATTCTTCGTAGCGAAAATTTGAAACATCTGGTCTCGAGTAAGAATGAGCTTTCTGTGAAACGTAGAAACCGTATGCGAGGTCGGGGTCGGAGGATTAGATAGACACTGACAAGAATTCGTGTATTCACCTACCTTGGAGGCAATGCGtttcaacaacagcaacaagtCATCTCGCTTTTCGCTAAGACAGAACATGAAATTTGTGGTATGACATTGTACGTTGTCATGGATACTGTGATCAGTGCATTAATCGATAAATTggtaacatacatgtaaagtcaacaacaacaacaacagcaacaacaacccgatatttttcttttacaatttttactggTACATTTTTCATCACAGCACACCAGCGCGTCCTCAAAACACAGGGTCCcggttaaaaacaaaatttcataattATCCTAAAATTTCATATCCTAAAATTTCATATCCAGATTTTAAATACAATACTGTCGGTTCTTATCGACTTTCTGAATTCATGATGCATGACTTGGGAAAACACTATGAAAAAGGGACAAGTCGCGCCGTTTGATTGTGCTATTGTGGAATTAAAGTGCACTACCATGCTAATCCTTTCATGGAATAAATAGGGGACATAGAAATGGAGTATTCCTGGAACAATATTCCAATTTTCCTAGAACGAAAACGTATGATGTATTGGTGGTCGAGTGTGTGACAAATATAGTATATTCTCATTCTGCCTGTTCGAGAATGCTGTACACCTGTTACCAACAAATTTCCGGAGGCTAAGGGTCTGCGCGCTCTCTCCCAGTAAGTTTGACATTTTACATATGACTTCTTTCACAGCAGCTCCCATGATGTGaatgtttcataattttataccactccaggtcatgtgacctattgttcttgccatccatttatccctgaaaacacgactgaaacctattgttcttatgcaaaaataagtaatcagtcataattttattcatatgtaaataagtaatcaccacactttcatgaaagaaaatcattatcatatcaataaaagtgtagtgattacttatttaaataagaaaaaagtatgactgattactaatttgcaagagaacaataggtcaagccgagatgtctaaagcattcacacacattcaataacaaaatgaagacaatttgttcaactgatatgttatagcatcacattttataattcaattttaactttctttggaccatgctcaatgtaagcaacatgatttgttgatgaagactgtccatctttagattcggcgtcttcttgggttggaccaatcttgtctgttttgttacattgttttgtcgtaacttgagaaactggtttacttacagattcctctgatttaacactagatggaggtggtagtaatatattcgacacatgcttttgttgtacagtagacatacatttgaggcgcgtaaaccgtcatctgatctgtgacctgtttgttctttgataagctgctcatcgaatccctgatggtacaaagatgttgccacattcacctgaaattatcaaacacaagacatatgtgacaaatagcatggaaataagtacagcctttttgtaacgtttgtggaatagtcgaaagaaattttgtgatactgccgcacacacaacaaattgttttggtcaatgaatttaattttataactttacagaattcgttttgtgtataaatattttagtaaaggaataaattaccttgccagaatatccagtgtgctggctgtctggccaagccatcttgcacatttgctttgtgtaaagacgtatattttctggcaggagaacttgattatcccttggcaagggtcatcgatagtacaatcccgtccggtgttatcatcgccaagtacttttttataagttgaagtacacatcgtggattttatacgctccgtagtagcggctgctctcatagggcagtttgcccgtgtaaaatcctctttggttgtttttacatggccgtccatggaactctaggaagtctcttgggtcatcagatcagacaagttgacaaggtccatcttgaccagtcgaaaacacgaaaatggtattgaaagcctgatgcatccacgaggcaatcacatgcatctacagattgaattccttctcgctagccaatagccaacaagatagagtaaggcaagccattttatttaaccaatcagactaaaatagtttccttctacacaggtgcattataccactctgtagctcttattcaaatgcagatttgcagttgaccagagcccttgtcctacttgtctgggataggtcattctcccaaactcgcatgccaggtgcataatgacctctgtgaacctttcgacgtacaatgggtcactccattccattgtgggtattaacatcaaaagtagacgatttattgacagtaattttcaaattttagagaagattggcctgtttttcgtggtataagtcgttaatcaCACCTCGTTGGTGAGCTGTtacagctgttacagttgtaatcaccacacttatggtcagttcctgaccataagtgtggtgattacaactgtaacagcacacctactcgtgcaattAACTATACTTACCGTCTGTGTCAGCATATCGCGTTGTCTCACCCAAGTGCACGTCTCTGCACAGTCACTGATATGAAAATCGTAATGTACGTGTGAATTTCCTGACCTTTTAACTTGAATTCGTATCTTATCAAGTGTTAGAGACTCTTATTTTATCAGGCGCAGTGCGATGGACAATTCCCATTACCACaatttatgtgcattttttttacagaaaatattggatttttaaaaaagatcCATTCTGACATCATGGCTGTTACACTAAATACTTGAAGCGAGCACATGCTATAGGATGGCGCTCTTGTAAATATCCAGGTTGAAAATAACAACATCTCCTAGGAGGAGGAAGTGTTattaatttgttttctgtagtgagagagggagggagagagacagacagacaaacaaacagaaagacagacagagagtggGACAGACAGTGAGtcagagatagacagacagtgGCAGAGACGgagaatatgtttttaatttcttgatCAATACTTTTTATTGCAGTATTGATAGTTTACATCATAACAAACAGAAGAAGCCATCTGTGTCTCTTATCCAGCATAAAACTGTAATAAATAGTTGCTCCGTCAGcagtctgagaaaaaaaatgtgtagGTATCAAGTATACCTCACGATTGATTTCAATCTAATTTAGTAATGGAAGTTCATGTCATCAGTCTAGCAATGCGACCTGTATAGCCATGAAGGTCAAACATATTCTtcgaagagagagagagagagagagagagagagagagagagagaatgaatcTTATTTTCATATAGCCTGATAAAAAATACCGATATATCAAGGACGGTTTTTATCCAATATATGATACAGTAcgattttcatcactttgtgaCCAAATATGTCAATGAAATCGGTAACAGAAGTATCCCTTTAACGTAAACGCGGGGTAAACGCTATTTGTGTATAATGGGGAAAACAAACGTCAGAGATAACTTGCctgtaaataataacacactCAGATCCATGGgttttgctaatttgcacatcagcttgtaaaactaggactttcaatatttttccaCTTGCAGAATCGAATACGgcagtacatatgtaataataaagaTTACACATAATTGGGATCACAATATTTATAGCAGCCACACTGAACACTGtttgtaaaaacaaacaaattgaaattctATGCATCACGGGGTAAGAGTGAAAGATACCAAGGCAGAACTTGCGAATTTCGTAAAAAGTTGAGTCCGGCTTATTACTCCAGGCCACTTGTAAAATGGCAGTAGACACATTATAGGTGGATTTCAGTTCAAACGTCTCACGCACCTTGCATACGAACTGCCCAGAAAGAATAAATGGTGCCCCGTCTTTAAAGTTCCGAGTCGTTCTTGAATATGTCATACAGCTCTTTTTTCTGTGGTGTCTAGTATGCAATGTTCCAGTTACTTCTAATCAGTCTTCTATCGCGGAGAAACACACCTGTTCAAGAAAGTAAAAACTGCGTGAATCGTCATTTGCCTCGGGTCAAATTTAGGACTTAGGATCGTGAGAGTAATCTGGTATTAACAAAAGAGGCGATTCGCTGTAGATGGATTGATAATCTGCAAACAGATACTGACACAATTCGATGAAAGTATTCCTTGTGCAAGTAATAGCCCTGAACTCAATAAAAAGGGCCTATCCATTTTGGGGGTTTTACAGTTTACTGGATTAAACATGAAAGGCAATCTAACATAACATTTTAAGGTTCCATATGGTGCAGTCATCgacaaatttaaatgtaaagCGTTGgagcaatattttgaatttcaccctCTTCTTTTATCATAGTTTTACCGTGACGGCTCGGCGAAAAATAGATGGGCGAAACCAAAAATAGATTTGCGGGTGTTCTTTCTGCGAAGGGTTATTTTTCGATCTCACTCTattatttttacacattttgcttttgtttcaaagaaagtATTTGATATCGAACGCAGAAAAAGTAAAACGCTCCTTTTTAAGCAATTACGTTGAAAACGTACGTTTTTCGCAAGCACACTGTGCTGTTATCGTGGTAGggtttgaaaaattaaattggAAACACCAAGAGTTTAGTAACGTCTTCCTCTCTAAAACGAAAACGCATTGCTGAAGGTGTGAAGACAAACGTGGAAATGAGCTGAACTTGACTTACGAATTCTTGCCATACCAGtatgataatattttacatgaatACTTATGTTTGCATACGAATTATATCAGTTataaacatgtaaacagtccgaccATAGCCTTTTAGATAAAAATGTGAATTTgacttcaatgaaaaatgatgatCAGAGATATATACTTCCGTTTGATCCATGAAGCCTGAACATTGTCCATTTTCAATACATCTGCACTGAGAACTATTGACCTTAATGTTTACAGAATCATCGtacacaatttttaaaaaatgccgTCTAAATAAACCCAagtaaaaatggcaaaatggcTGACGCAGCTAGTCTAGATTGACTTATCTCCTTTTTTTTACAAACAGGGGATTTGATGGCAAACGCAACCAGTAACTGGTATCCACAGTCTTGTCGTCGCACTTTGTCAGTTGCGTTATACCGTGATATATAACCTTACATTTGCAATGTTATTGGAGCGGTGATGTTACTAATTGCGTCTCCAAATGAGTACCTCATATTTTAACGAAATCGGAAGCCAAGCTGAAGCCCCATTCAACACAGGTACAagcactatagggaaaaattgcgagactagagcgg encodes:
- the LOC139135456 gene encoding neuronal acetylcholine receptor subunit beta-4-like isoform X3; this translates as MDEKQQMITLTAYINQRWQDKFLSWNPEDYDGITEIRFPADKVWLPDTAVLNSAQNSDGLIKSDTNVVVAHTGHVLWTVPVFLQNSCKFNIRYVPFDTQVCNLHFSSWSYERKQLEFVNTSVHLDHYQEHGEWELLSAEIDAFESMISHNPFEMSGAMMTLALKRRPCFGLLFIVVPFILISCLSLFVFLIPVESGEKMSLGITNLLTLIMFYTGVSSRVSSTADGRFPLISTFYFSAICLVLTSCLLTVLVLNIYHRKSPVPKLVHRLFFGRFGLHRFVWYVPVKGSRKCSSRGESSCGSNLAKHSILLSYPSLPSSLNSTPTMQRKFGVSDNSMQAPFDLQSSMRQTLLGIERVERHLKSKEDYDDEEYTCNSWQKIAIITDQLCFITLATVGVSITVGFFTAMSCNKAHSEFL
- the LOC139135456 gene encoding neuronal acetylcholine receptor subunit non-alpha-2-like isoform X2; the protein is MVSQLSCSLNVAFLITIIHCGIRASDVSPFSRLSRDLLQDYDTDVLPVKNATDALALGFVVCLHRIDDMDEKQQMITLTAYINQRWQDKFLSWNPEDYDGITEIRFPADKVWLPDTAVLNSAQNSDGLIKSDTNVVVAHTGHVLWTVPVFLQNSCKFNIRYVPFDTQVCNLHFSSWSYERKQLEFVNTSVHLDHYQEHGEWELLSAEIDAFESMISHNPFEMSGAMMTLALKRRPCFGLLFIVVPFILISCLSLFVFLIPVESGEKMSLGITNLLTLIMFYTGVSSRVSSTADGRFPLISTFYFSAICLVLTSCLLTVLVLNIYHRKSPVPKLVHRLFFGRFGLHRFVWYVPVKGSRKCSSRGESSCGSNLAKHSILLSYPSLPSSLNSTPTMQRKFGVSDNSMQAPFDLQSSMRQTLLGIERVERHLKSKEDYDDEEYTCNSWQKIAIITDQLCFITLATVGVSITVGFFTAMSCNKAHSEFL
- the LOC139135456 gene encoding neuronal acetylcholine receptor subunit non-alpha-2-like isoform X1, which encodes MANRNLCNPICYIDISQVYRITLFELCTYLRTFTSRTTVCTEKVLQLPFPYRGIRASDVSPFSRLSRDLLQDYDTDVLPVKNATDALALGFVVCLHRIDDMDEKQQMITLTAYINQRWQDKFLSWNPEDYDGITEIRFPADKVWLPDTAVLNSAQNSDGLIKSDTNVVVAHTGHVLWTVPVFLQNSCKFNIRYVPFDTQVCNLHFSSWSYERKQLEFVNTSVHLDHYQEHGEWELLSAEIDAFESMISHNPFEMSGAMMTLALKRRPCFGLLFIVVPFILISCLSLFVFLIPVESGEKMSLGITNLLTLIMFYTGVSSRVSSTADGRFPLISTFYFSAICLVLTSCLLTVLVLNIYHRKSPVPKLVHRLFFGRFGLHRFVWYVPVKGSRKCSSRGESSCGSNLAKHSILLSYPSLPSSLNSTPTMQRKFGVSDNSMQAPFDLQSSMRQTLLGIERVERHLKSKEDYDDEEYTCNSWQKIAIITDQLCFITLATVGVSITVGFFTAMSCNKAHSEFL